CGAGGCTGTCGGGCGCCTTCGATCGCATCTTCTCTATTAAATGTCCCCCCCTGTGAGTGATTCATTGCGACTATTTTCTGTCGCCGCCGACTTCCCTTTACCGCATGcacgcccgcacacacacacacacgcgtgcacgcacaTGCTGAGATCTTTAAATAAATCTTGTGAAGATTCAATTTCCTCTGGCCTGTCCACTAGTTTCCATctatgacacatacacacacacacacacacacacatacacaactatCTAAATGTAAATCTTGCATCTCTTGCCTTGGGGTAAAACTTATTTCCTCCGGTCCTGCATCTCTTACAATCAGTGTTTCCTTGAGGACATATTTTAAAAACGGGGTGATAGAGGGAAGTACCTCGTGCTGCAAGCCAcatctaaatgtgtgtgtgtgtgtgtgtgtgtgtttgtatgtgtgtgagcttgtgagcttgtgtgtgtgtgtgtgtgtgtgagcttgtgtgcatgcgtgtgtgtgtgtgtgcgcgcgtgtgaaattgtgtgcgtgtgagcttgtgtgtgtgtgtgtgtttgtatgtgtgtgagcttgtgagcttgtgtgtgtgcgtgtgatcttgtgtgtgtgtgtgtgtgtttatgaggagagagagagcgagagagagagactgtgtgcagATGAGGTTAGCTGGCATGGTCTTGAAAGCTGATGAGATGTTGAAGACAGATTAGTCCTCTCGTGTCtccgatagtgtgtgtgtgtgtgtgtgtgtgtgcacgcatgtgtgtgtgtgcgtcctccTATTTGTGTGGGCAGCTCTAATGGCTCTTGCTCTGATCTAATCTCTCAATCAATGAGTGAACAGCTTTCTCTAGACCCTTATATCCCTGATGGCACTCACTGATAATGCTCCAGCCACACCATTACAAACTGGAGCTGCCAGATCGTGGCAATAAGGATCATACCGGCGATGGTGATAAATTCACGTTTAATGATCACCGTCATCAATCTTGGTTTTGGGAAACCAAATTTCCTTATTGCACATTTGCAATTTGCAGCTTTGTGAATTACCATAACATTTGGCCAAGCCATTCCTTTTCACATCACTcccatttccatccatccatcccatccattatctgaaccgcttatcctgctctcagcatcgCGGGGTCCcgtttccaccttcgctcaaaaaTGCATATGGACTTTTCTATTTCCCTCTCAATTGCTGATGCTTGGTTACATGGGTTTGAAACTTTATGtatgctcttgtgtgtgtgtgtgtgtagtttttggTGGATCTGGAGTCCAACTATCTGCTGAGGGACAGCGTGGagtgccagcggcttctaatggAGGGGATGAAATACCACCTGCTGCCCCAGCGCCGGCCCCTGCTGCAGAGTCCACGCACCCGGCCCCGTAAAGCGACTGTCGGCGCCCTGTTTGCCGTGGGGGGCATGGATGGCACCAAAGGTTGGACAGTCGATTAAGTCatacccctacacacacacacacacgcacacacagatcgtaagaggtagaggtgatgaaggcgtatgagtttaaatacttggggtcaactgtccaatgtaacggggagtgcagaagagaggtgaagaagagagtgcaggcagggtggagtgggtggagaagagtgtcaggagtgatttgcgacagaaaggtaccagcaagagttaaagggaaggtttacaagatggttgtgagaccagctatgttgtacggtttggagacagtggcattgatgaaaagacaggaggtggagctggaggtggcagaggtgaagatgctaagattttcactgggggtgatgaagaaggacaggattaggaacgattatgttagagggacagctcagattggacggtttggagacaaagcaagagaggcaagattgagatggcttggacatgtgtggaggagagacgctgggtatattgggagaagggtgctgataACAGGGTTCCCAcatgtcctggaaaacctggaaaataGCTGACCAATTTTCCAGTCATGCAAAACACATGGaaaatatattgggagaaggatgctgactacAGGGTTCCCAcatgtcctggaaaacctggaaaataGCTGACcaattttccagtcatggaaaacacatgGAAAAAAAACGAAAACTAAAATGTCCTGGAAAATCTTGTGTTGTCCTGGAAAATTATTTCAACATTCTTCTTATTTTCCTTTAGCTTAGAATTAACTACTAGGCAATCTATCGGAGTGCCCCGAAACGAATATTTCCCATATTTCTCACCTGCGTTATTCTGGGATCGATTTGTCATAATTTCTAAGCATGTAAGAGCTGATTTCATAGATAAGAAGTTATAGCCTAGGACTGCACGTCTTTCCAATCAGACTTCCACAGAGGGGAACATAGTGTATGGCATGACCCCTGTCTGTCATCCCAGCTAGATCATCGCTGACAGtgtcctggaaaagtcctggaaaatgatctctagaaaagagtgggaaccctgcgaatatggagctgccagggaagaggaaaagaggaaggccaaagaggaggtttatggatgtggtgagggaggacatgcaggtggctggtgtgacagaggaaggtgcagaggacagggaagagatggaaacggatgatccgctgtggcgcctcctaacgggagcagcagaaaatactagtagtagtagtgttcatTTAAATCTTAAGGATTGCAAGTAAGAATTAAGATGAGTtcaggagatttttttttaattctcatcATAaactagcctgggaaccagacaaaTCTGTGAGCTCATGTTTTACATCCGCTCTGGCGTATATAATCTGGCCAccctcccattcagacaggtttccAGCCGACGTGGCCCGGGTTGGGCCTATCACAACCCTTTATCTAATATTCATtcgtttgtgatattgggctacacaaataacattGATTTCATAGAGGGCGGGTTTGATACGATGACGTACAGCCTTATTTTtctcccacccgcattccgggaactctgcctctgattggccagtacttgtTGGTTATGTTGGTTGGGATGggattagggatagggttagccaagcagaggcagagtaggggcggggctTCCCAGAATGCAGGTGGGGGGGAAATAACGCCTACGTACAGAGGAGCGCCATTGGCGCCATTAGAGTCTGTTGAATCCACTGTCACAAAGGCATTAAACGAACTGGGCGATATAGTTTCTCTAGAAgacggtggcgtggcggtctattccgttgcctaccaacacagggatcgccggttcgaatccccgtgttacctccagcttggtcgggcgtccctacagacacaattggccgtgttgcgGGTGGACGGGTGTGGGTACTGAGTCTGGTAGACCTGTGTCCTGTGCTTATGTGTCAGGTCGGGCAGCACTAgctctcctctggtcagtcggggaacctgttcagggggggagagggaactgggggggaatagcgtgaacctcccgcgtgctacgtccccctggtgaaactcctcactgtcaggtgaaaagaagcggctggtgactccacatgtatgggaggaggcatgcggtagtctgcagccctccccggatcggcagagggggtggagcagcgaccgggacggctcggaagagtgggggtaattggtcgggtacagttggggagaaaaagggggggaaaaggaaAGAATAACAAACAACTGCCCTTAAAGCTTTTGTTGATAAGAAAGATGTGCTCGCCATACTTCTGACAGGATGTGGTAAAAGGTTATGCACCGCTACGTCACACGTTTCACTGCTCTGATTGGTTGTGGGCCTATCCAAGTGCACCCAGAGCCATTTTGGTCTGCGCCTGTTGATAACACCCCTCGGAAATCAAAAGCGAACGGAGAGGAGCCCAGGCTAATTAGCATTTGTGAATTCATCTGGGTCCCAGGCTAATCACAAGCTTAAATTATCACAGAAAAACTGAAGTGAAATTCTTCTGCTTGGGAGCACAAAAACACTCCACGACGCATTAAGCGGTGCCCCGTGATGAGAAGATGGTGAAAGTGGGTTTTCAATTGCTTAAATGGCTGATTTACATACCAGTTGTAACACATCATATCCGACCTTCATCTTTCTCATACCGATGAAACTAAAACGTGTGTAGTGTGCTGTAGCttcctaaataaaaaaaaatacattcaaGGGAAttttattgcagcatttttttTGGACGAGTTGAGCAGGGCATTTGCTGACCTGATTACATATTAGCTCAACTTacaaattttttaaaaataatttcaAGAAAAaaatggttttctttttctttctctttatctATAACATGCAGCGATGCTTTCAATACACATATGAATACAAATATTCAGACCAAAAACGGAAGCGATCTCGGGGGCAGTAATGAGCCTACGGTTATACCTGTTCTTTCTGTGCAACTTTTAATGCCATATTATACCGGCATTATATATGGATGCACAAAAATTTGATTTTGCTCTCATTCATGTCCAGTCTTAAACACCGGTGGCCTCATGTAGCAATCATTACTATGggtaaatttgtgcgtacacatccCATgagatttttttagccctgaagtttgtctcagagaccagtgtagaacctgggtaacccctgaatttagacgccggttggctaacactgatgtctttgcaggcctgggtgactgcttgttgcaagaggtagacaatagatgttagaagGAAGGCATTACAAATAAccgtcatgctttgctgctgcctGTCAGACAACTGGAGGGCTAAaagattccatgggtgtgtacgcacaaatttgcccatagtaacgattgatacatgaggccccaggtgtgGCATCCATCAGGGTCAGATTCGGAAAGAAATTCGTTGTGGTCCGGATGCAGTCCAGCCACAACAAGCACATAGGAAGCAAAGGTTGAAAGTAGTGATGTAAAGCACTTATATGATACAGCCACTAGAGACATAGAAATGTCATTCATAAACCAAGTGTAGATACACAGCACTCTGATCTGATCAAATTCATCTTGACCAAGTGTAACTATAGCAGAATGACCAAAAAAacgtgggcatccaggtggcgtggcggtctatcccctggcaaaactcctcactgtcaggtgaaaagaagtgcctggcgactccacatgtatgggaggaggcatgtggtagtctgcagccctccccggatcagcaggggggatggagcagcgaccgggaccgcttggaaaagtggggtaattggccaactacaattgggagaaaaaggggggggaaataggCTTTCGCAGGAGAATGAACATGGATTCATTTGAAATAGCAGATCtgagctttatatatatatataaataaaattttccTTCATCTATATAAAAACATAGAtgaaggaaaaaaactttaatgcattacagtacaagcttgttttgttcgtcatgcactcatcagctgctaatatgatatacatatatgtgccatacacgtgatatatatatatatattatatgtgtgtgtgtttgattattTTTGTATATATGCTGGTCCCAGGTGCTACCAGTATAGAGCAGTACTGTCTTCGCCGGAACACGTGGAGGCAGGTGGCCACCATGAGTGGCCGGAGGCTTCAGTTCGGAGTGGCTGTTCTCGATGGACGTCTGTACGTGGTTGGTGGCCGGGATGGACTGAAAACTCTCAATACCGTGGAGTGTTACAACCCCCACAGCAAGACTTGGAGCGTTATGCCCCCCATGTCCACACATCGGCATGGCTTAGGTAGGCACCttgtttatatacatatatagtatatgtgtgtgtgtgtgtgtgtgtgtgtgtgtgtgtttgtgtgtgtgtgtgtgtgtgtgtgtgtgtattttacatTTACACTTGAATTatctttgaattgaattgatctgAATTGAACAGAATTGCTTTAAGCTGAGCTACATTGTCTCAATGCACAAACTAGTGCGTTGACACAATGGAAAACCGAACATTATGCATGGCTTTCCATTATCCTCTCATGAACATCTGAGAAATAGCAGCACACATCAGTATAGCAACAACGACCGAGGCCACTCACCCTTTTTTTCACGGGCAATTTAATAAAGGAGTAGACCTTACTGGGCTGATCTAAGAGCAGGCAATGGTTTTAGTGTGAAAGagactacacacacactcaaatacacacacacacacgtactcatGACATCACATCCGGAGTAGAGCTTGTGGGAGTAAGAGGTTGGATGTGGGCTAGATGACAACACTAGATAaagcatgcgtgtgtgtgagtgtgtcttttCATGGGGTGGGGGCGGAGGGGGGTAAACACACATCTGGAAACTCCAGATGTTCTCGTGGATAAGTCGCCTGAGTACTGCAGTGCCAACATACTGGCACCTCAGCACGTTTAATGATCTGGATCCTGgaacacacaagcagacacactaGCGCGCCAAGGCCCTTTGTGAATTTTCATGGGCTCGCTCGTGCAGAAAACGTTTTGGGGGGCTGCCATGGTGTAACCAGTGTACGGGACCATGTGTTGCAGGTGTAGCAGTCTTAGAGGGGCCCATGTATGCAGTGGGAGGACACGATGGCTGGAGCTACCTGAGCACAGTGGAGCGGTGAGAGGATTCATACAGCCGATGTTGTGGTTTTGGTGCTGGCCTACATTTCATGGCCCAGGAAACCTGCAGATCTTTCAGTGGTTTGCAGCTCAAAGCCTAAATTTGCAGGTTTCTACTTACCTCCGTGGTCACTTTCTCACTACCGTTGTGCAGGTCTAAGGTCAAGTTAAAGTTAGCGCCGAACAATTTTAAAATGCATTATACTCCCGGCCCAGTCACATATCACGCCTAAAGACTGGATAGTGTCCTTTCAAGTCTTCAACTGATTTTTATTGGTTTGGAATATTCTCAAACTTAGATGGAGGGCTAAAAGGGAACCATAGCAAATTGTCAGCTACCCTAAACTGTCCAGATACCTGAAGAGAAGTAGTGAATGGAAATGCAGTGTTCCAAAAATACAAATTAACTGTAGTCAGTTGGCTCTAACTGTCAAAAAAGCCTACgcaatttaaagcattttgtatggggggcgtccaggtagcgtggcttggtcgggcgtccctacagacacaattggccgtgtctgcggctgggcaGCCGGAtcttggtatgtgtcctggtagctgcactggcgcctcctctggtcggtcagggcgcctgttcgggggagctgggggggaatagcgtgatcctcccacgcgctacattcccctggtgaaactcctcactgtcaggtgaaaagaagtggctggcgactccacgtgtatcagaggaggcatgcggtagtctgcagccctccccggatcggcagaggggggtggagcagcgaccgggacggctcagaagagcggggtagttggccaagtacaattagggagaaaaaggagggggagcaTTTTGTTTGATTAAAAGCAGTCTATTTAACAACGTTTCCGGGTGCATCTGCACTCACGAGGTTGATTTTGCTCTTAAGCATTTTTTTGTCGGCGTTTTATCCCGAGGAGTGACACAACAGTGAAGTGTGACAGGAAAGACGGGGTGCGGAGAGAGGAATGACATGTGACACAGTTCAGAAACCGTGTTCAAAAGGACGAGGTTGCCGACATGTCGGAAATCTGTCGCTTGACAAAAATAGAAGTCTCGAGTGGCTTCGTTACGACGCTTTGGTGGAAGGGGGCTGTGCAGTCACAGCGGTTATAACACACCATCCCACATAGCAACAATTAACACGTTCAAACCTGGCTAGCTAATTAAACTGCAAGACGCGAGGAAATCCTATAAGCGTGCAACATTTTAGCGTTGACAGCCCAAGTTTAACTGACTTAAACTCTTCAAGCCGACTAGTTTCTCCCTGTTACTTGATATGTTTCATGCAGTTTGCTTATTTCTGAATAAAGGTGTGGCACATGGATCTGACTCACTGaaatatttcagtcagtcagatcTCCCTAGCTGGGAAGAGCTCAAGTCAGGTCAAACATATACCTTAATCACAACCATAGCTGTTTAAGTTTCTAAGGTTTTTAAGTAAGGAAGGTTTAAGAGTTAAGGTTTCTAAGTTGACAAATAACAACCTGACACCTGTGTTTTATGCGATTATGAACAgcaattatattatattatataatatataatgtactttattaatccctgtggggaaattcatgctctgcatttaacccatcctagctgtgtagctgggagcagagggcagccgccgtgcagcacccggggaccaactccagttcgtcttgccatgcctcggtcaggggcatggacaggagcactaaccctaacatgcatgtctttttgatggccgGCATAGTGGCCCgcgggttagcgctgttgcctcacagcaagaaggtcccgggttcgaaacccaggccatcccaggtcctttctgtgtggagtttgcatgttctccccgtgtctttgtgggtttgctcccggcgctccggtttcctcccaccatcaaaaagacatgcatgttagggttaatactcctgcctgtgcccctgagcaaggcaatggaaagaagagctggggttggtccccggatgctgcagctgctctctgctgctgtacaataggatggcttacatgcagagaacacatctcTTTACAACCtccagtgacaaaataaagtggctctcttcttcttctttttcttactCTTCTCCCCATCTGGGTTTGCCACACCCAGATGGGATCCCCAGGCTCGCCAGTGGAGCTTCATTGCCAGTATGTCCACACCCAGGAGCACCGTGGGAGTGGCTGTACTGAATGGGAAGTAAGTGAACATGTGCAAATACATTCACTCCAATGTTATTCATGATTCAGTACTTCCATGCCAAATCAGCCGCTGCTGGGCTGCAAGGGTTTTGATTCAGTGTGCTCCAAATAGAAGTCAGATAGGACAACAGATACCAACGGCTACGCTGTATACCTTCTGTGCCTCTTCCATCTCTGAAGGAAACAAGCCGAGTCAGGAACAACACAAATCAAAAAAACCAAAATAGACACTGAGTACAGGTTGTTAGCAGAGCCCAGGCCGTCCATGTTCAGCACTGACACCCCCTCAGCATAGCTGCAGTGGTAAATAAGAGAGGCCCTGTCATGTCAAGGCATAGGGCCGGCCTTAAAAGGgttatccagagagagagagagagagagagaccaagacagagagagagagagagaccgagacagagagagagagatagagagagaccgagacagagagagagagagagagagagggttatgTAATGGCTGCATGAGAGATAAGAGTGACAGAGCTTTATGCAAAACTATTAAAAACTAGAGCAAAGACAGAGGGAAGGTTGCAGCTAATAATTTTGAAAGCTGAACATGCAGGCGccagggtagcgtagcagtctattctgctgtctaccaacacagagatcgccagttcgattcctccggcttggtcaggcatccctacagacacaattggccgtgtctgcgggtgggaagccgggttgtgagtaagtgtcctggttgctgcactaagcgccgcctctggtcggtcagggctcctgttcgagggaggggctgggggggaatagcgtgatcctcccacgtgctacatccccctggtgaaactcctcactgtcaggtgaaaagaagcggctggcgacgccacatgtatgggaggaggcatgcggtagtctgcagccctacccggatcagcagaggggggtggagcagcgaccgggacggctcggaaaatagggcaattggccaagtacaattggggagaaaaagggggaaacccccccccaaaaaaagctgcaCATGCAATTCTTTATGTTCACCTTTCCTGAGCTGTTGTACACACTGAACAATGGTGGCGAAGGTTACACACGTGTATACAGTAACACATACCACCATATGTGCACTGTTTGCCATGGGGGGCATGAATGCCACCAAAGGTTGCACGGCAACTTAAGTCttactcctacacacacacactcacccctctcacacacacacacacacacacaattatacacACTCAAACATAATATGAGTCAGTTCTGGGCTACGTAAGCTTGAAACCCAACTTCCTTACCTGCCCTAAAATTTCCTAACGGGTCACAAGATGCGCTGTTAGCAACATGatgttgtgttattattat
This genomic stretch from Lampris incognitus isolate fLamInc1 chromosome 5, fLamInc1.hap2, whole genome shotgun sequence harbors:
- the LOC130112255 gene encoding kelch-like protein 5, which produces MSPPFLVDLESNYLLRDSVECQRLLMEGMKYHLLPQRRPLLQSPRTRPRKATVGALFAVGGMDGTKGATSIEQYCLRRNTWRQVATMSGRRLQFGVAVLDGRLYVVGGRDGLKTLNTVECYNPHSKTWSVMPPMSTHRHGLGVAVLEGPMYAVGGHDGWSYLSTVERWDPQARQWSFIASMSTPRSTVGVAVLNGKLYAVGGRDGSSCLRSVECFDPHTNRWNGCAPMAKRRGGVGVATWNGFLYAIGGHDAPASSLASRLSDCVERYDPQTDAWTAVAPMSISRDAVGVCLLGDRLFAVGGYDGQVYLNTVESYDPQTNEWTQVAPLCLGRAGACVVAVKL